In the Bartonella apihabitans genome, ATTGCTTTCGACTTCCGAACCGAATGCATAGATTGTATCTTCAATCTGTGCTTTGGTGACGAGCATATTCGGGTGGCTCGCCATATGTTCGATAATGGCCCATTCACGGGAACTTAACTCGACTTCTTTGTCGTCAATAAAAATCCGTTTATTTTCTATGTCCAAAGTCATAGAGCCAATTTTTATTTCCGATTTTGAAAGACCATTTGTTCTGCGGGCGACAGCGCCAATCCGGGCGGTGAGCTCATAAAGGTCGAACGGTTTGACAATGTAATCATCAGCACCGCTATTCAGACCTTCTATCCGTTCACTGATCTGGTCGTGCGCAGTCAATATTACTACGGGGGACGTTAAATTTTTTGTTCGGATATTTTTCAGAAAATCCAGTCCGCTTCCATCGGGTAAACGTAAATCAAGCAATATAAAATCGTAACGTGTGGTCGAAACGGCCGCATAGGCATCTTCAAGATTTTCCGCCCAGTCGACCGCGTTGTTCTGGTTAACGAGGTGGTCACGCACCGCGCGTCCGAGCGATTTGTCATCTTCAATCAGCAATACGCGCATGTTTTATTTTTCCAAGGCTATCTGACTGGATTGGCATGATCTGAAGAGATCAAGCCGGTCATCCTTTAATGTTGTTTTAACATTCATCATGGTCAAGACGGAAGGGAAAAGATTGTCATGTGACATTTGTTTTGATTGAGCATCTTTGCGTATACATCCCAAATCAAGGTTCATTGTCTTTGCAAAGGGTGAGGACATCCACAAAATAAATGGAATATGTGTCTGTTCTTTCGGTGCAATCGAATAGGGCATACCGTGTAAATATAAACCGTTTTCGCCCAGAGATTCGCCATGGTCGGACATATAGATCATAGCTGAGTCAAATTTGCCCGTGCGCTGGTTTAACGCGTCGATAATCTGGCTCAAAAAATAATCGGTATAGAGAATAGTATTGTCATAAGCATTGCGGATTTCTTCCGGCTTGCACTCGCTGAAGACAGTCTTTCTGCAGTCTGGCCGAAAATGTCTGAATTTTTCCGGATAACGTTCGAAATAGGCACTGACCGTGGCTACCTAATTGGTGGATAAACAACACGCTGTCATGGTCAATATTGTCGAGCCATTGCCCGAGTTTTTCGAGCATTATGCCGTCCTGACATTCGCCTTCAATGCAGAATTCAGGATCTTTAAGCCCATAGAAAGATACGTTGTCGACGCGATCTGCGACACCTTTGCTACCGGTGTTATTTTCCCACCATTCGACGTTAATTCCGGCACTTTTCAAAATATCCGGAAGACTATTGGTCGATAGAGCGCGAGCTATCGAAAATTCCTTGCGAGGAAAGGGTGAAAACATGCATGGAAGCGATTGTGCTGTCGCGGTACCACATGAAGTGGTGTTCGGGAAATAGATTATGTCCCGTTTTTTTAATTCCGGATTGGTATCTTTATCATAACCTTGCAGCGAAAAATTCTCTGCCCGTGCTGTTTCTCCAGCGACCACAATGGTAACCCGCGGGCGATCGGTTTGCGCTTCGAATGGCACTACTTTGGCATCAAGCCCTACTTGTTTGAAAACACGTGTTTTCGCATGTTCCCTGCGGGTCACATATTTTACAGCATGGCCGATAGGAAGAATGGGGTTGACGATACGGACTATTTCATTGTGTTCGCGTAATGTTGAAATCAACTGACGTGATGTAATCAACGTACAAAAAACGGCAATCAACAAGCAGGGGACAATAATCGAGAGATTAACGAATACTTTCTTTATGAATGGAAAATGTTTGATTTTTATCCA is a window encoding:
- a CDS encoding response regulator transcription factor — its product is MRVLLIEDDKSLGRAVRDHLVNQNNAVDWAENLEDAYAAVSTTRYDFILLDLRLPDGSGLDFLKNIRTKNLTSPVVILTAHDQISERIEGLNSGADDYIVKPFDLYELTARIGAVARRTNGLSKSEIKIGSMTLDIENKRIFIDDKEVELSSREWAIIEHMASHPNMLVTKAQIEDTIYAFGSEVESNTVEVYISRLRKKIGKDRIKTHHGRGYSLC
- a CDS encoding phosphoethanolamine transferase, coding for MFRSILKYRPAMSSVTLSIIVALYMLVIFNRTFWQHVLQAFNYDFAPIMAIAVGVACLFIALTVTFSVKYLIKPVFIIFIMVGSIASWFTDEFGTIIDRDMIANAVETTSAEASNLLTPAFFFHLLLTGIIPCLLILWIKIKHFPFIKKVFVNLSIIVPCLLIAVFCTLITSRQLISTLREHNEIVRIVNPILPIGHAVKYVTRREHAKTRVFKQVGLDAKVVPFEAQTDRPRVTIVVAGETARAENFSLQGYDKDTNPELKKRDIIYFPNTTSCGTATAQSLPCMFSPFPRKEFSIARALSTNSLPDILKSAGINVEWWENNTGSKGVADRVDNVSFYGLKDPEFCIEGECQDGIMLEKLGQWLDNIDHDSVLFIHQLGSHGQCLFRTLSGKIQTFSARLQKDCLQRVQAGRNPQCL